One genomic region from Halorussus rarus encodes:
- a CDS encoding NADPH:quinone reductase yields MRAVRYHEHGGPSVLTVDEVDRPDPGPGEVRVAVRAAGVNPVDTYFREGSYEPPELPMIPGSDLAGVVDAVGEDVDEFAEGDRVFGTGLGNDRQGTYAEYAVAPADRLAPLPEGVDFAEGAAVALVGVTAWRALVDHAGLDPAETCLIHGGSGGVGHVAVQLADATGARVVTTAAREYHDQLGDLGADVTVDYGRDDLAETVVEADRPDVVLDHRLDQYLDLDAEVGRQGVRVVGIGNTQPEAGFDNVAAARSREMELHLMSMFNTPDFAAVLGKLSRLLAAGDLEPSISNRYDLDRAADAQEAVLHNSFFGKLVVEP; encoded by the coding sequence ATGCGAGCAGTTCGCTACCACGAGCACGGCGGACCGAGCGTGCTGACAGTCGACGAGGTCGACCGACCGGACCCCGGCCCCGGGGAGGTGCGGGTCGCGGTCCGGGCCGCGGGCGTCAACCCCGTGGACACCTACTTCCGGGAGGGCAGCTACGAGCCTCCGGAACTGCCGATGATTCCGGGGTCGGACCTCGCGGGCGTCGTCGACGCCGTCGGCGAGGACGTCGACGAGTTCGCCGAGGGCGACCGGGTGTTCGGCACCGGCCTCGGCAACGACCGCCAGGGTACCTACGCCGAGTACGCGGTCGCGCCGGCCGACCGCCTCGCGCCCCTGCCGGAGGGCGTCGACTTCGCCGAGGGCGCGGCGGTCGCGCTCGTGGGCGTGACCGCGTGGCGGGCGCTGGTCGACCACGCCGGCCTCGACCCGGCCGAGACCTGCCTGATCCACGGGGGCTCGGGCGGCGTCGGCCACGTCGCGGTCCAGCTCGCCGACGCCACGGGCGCCCGGGTCGTCACCACCGCTGCCAGGGAGTACCACGACCAACTCGGGGACCTGGGCGCCGACGTAACCGTCGATTACGGCCGCGACGACCTGGCCGAGACCGTCGTGGAGGCCGACCGGCCGGACGTCGTCCTCGACCATCGGCTCGACCAGTACCTCGACCTCGACGCCGAGGTGGGCCGGCAGGGCGTCCGGGTCGTCGGCATCGGCAACACGCAGCCCGAGGCCGGGTTCGATAACGTCGCGGCGGCCAGGTCCCGGGAGATGGAGCTCCACCTGATGAGCATGTTCAACACGCCCGACTTCGCCGCGGTGCTCGGGAAGCTGTCGCGGCTGCTGGCGGCGGGCGACCTCGAACCAAGCATCTCGAACCGGTACGACCTCGACCGGGCGGCCGACGCCCAGGAGGCGGTCCTGCACAACAGCTTCTTCGGCAAGCTGGTCGTCGAGCCGTAG
- a CDS encoding glycerophosphodiester phosphodiesterase, with product MERTSATTRQATTDSTDVSLIAHRGFAGVYPENTVAAVEQATATSALGGPPEMVEVDVMPTADGEIVAFHDYDLGRLTDAPDDLADRKVWETPYETLADLEVLGTGEPVPTLADVLDALPPAVGVNVEFKNPGSAEIRPRENLPPEDRDEQTDLWREFAADVLDALAAYDHDVLVSSFAEGALAAVREVDPSVPVAVVLADSIADGMEVARRYDAEAVHPPWNMIAGTPLFNAEYGSLGPYEDIDIVAAAHEEGRAVNAWTVDRWYEADQLRRAGVDGVIADYPGVLQFGDTSDAGAVADADSEP from the coding sequence ATGGAACGAACGAGCGCAACGACCCGGCAGGCGACGACCGACAGCACCGACGTATCGCTCATCGCGCACCGCGGATTCGCGGGCGTCTACCCCGAGAACACGGTGGCCGCGGTCGAACAGGCGACGGCGACCTCGGCGCTCGGCGGCCCGCCCGAGATGGTCGAGGTGGACGTGATGCCGACCGCCGACGGCGAGATCGTCGCGTTCCACGACTACGACCTCGGCCGACTCACCGACGCCCCCGACGACCTCGCCGACCGGAAGGTGTGGGAGACGCCGTACGAGACCCTCGCGGACCTCGAGGTCCTGGGCACCGGCGAGCCGGTTCCGACCCTGGCGGACGTCCTCGACGCGCTTCCCCCGGCGGTCGGCGTCAACGTCGAGTTCAAGAACCCGGGCTCGGCCGAGATTCGACCGCGCGAGAACCTTCCCCCCGAGGACCGCGACGAGCAGACCGACCTCTGGCGCGAGTTCGCAGCGGACGTCCTCGACGCGCTCGCGGCGTACGACCACGACGTGCTGGTCTCGTCGTTCGCGGAGGGCGCCCTGGCGGCGGTCCGCGAGGTCGACCCCTCCGTTCCGGTGGCGGTCGTGTTGGCCGACTCCATCGCCGACGGGATGGAGGTCGCGCGGCGGTACGACGCCGAGGCGGTCCACCCGCCGTGGAACATGATCGCGGGGACGCCGCTGTTCAACGCGGAGTACGGCTCGCTCGGCCCCTACGAGGACATCGACATCGTGGCGGCCGCCCACGAGGAGGGCCGGGCGGTCAACGCCTGGACCGTCGACCGGTGGTACGAGGCCGACCAGCTCCGGCGAGCCGGCGTCGACGGCGTCATCGCCGACTACCCCGGCGTCCTCCAGTTCGGCGACACGTCCGACGCCGGCGCGGTCGCCGACGCCGACTCCGAGCCCTGA
- a CDS encoding HAD-IIA family hydrolase, which translates to MKGVILAAGIGSRLRPLTLHEPKSCVSIGGTPVLARQLRAYAEAGVTDVTVVAGYLADDVRALCDEVADAHPGLDVSVVESEVYANTDNMYSLYRTREAVAGEPFVLSNGDAVFEPGLLADLVAADADSAVACDPDTYSEEAMKITVDEDGHVSHIAKDVPPDVAHGISNDVYRFSEAFSSKLFAEITRTIERDEEYGEWTELAIDEVVRNRTHDVEPVEVGSYDWLEVDDPDDLAEADLRFGALSNLATKEAIFFDLDGTIYLDDELVEGADRLVEALRAADVDVYFLTNNSSKWKDDYAERLSDLGVSALPEDVLLSTDGVLEYLRSADAGETYVLGTETMREALADREVPVVDDPGSGADAPEYVVVGFDTELSYEKARKATLAVRDGATFLLAHPDTVCPTAEGFVPDAGSIAAMIERATDRSPARVFGKPNAEMIDHVLDEEGYAPTDVAVVGDRLETDVALAENVGCESVCVLTGDATRTEVELSDVEPSLVAPSAGALTRFVDAATSAEDGAAARPVRGGDPR; encoded by the coding sequence ATGAAAGGAGTCATCTTAGCTGCCGGCATCGGGTCTCGTCTACGCCCTCTCACGCTCCACGAACCGAAAAGCTGCGTCTCCATCGGCGGGACGCCCGTGCTCGCGCGCCAGCTCCGGGCCTACGCCGAGGCCGGCGTGACGGACGTGACCGTCGTCGCCGGCTACCTCGCGGACGACGTCCGGGCGCTCTGCGACGAGGTCGCGGACGCCCACCCCGGCCTGGACGTGTCGGTCGTCGAGAGCGAGGTGTACGCGAACACGGACAACATGTACTCGCTGTACCGCACCCGCGAGGCCGTCGCGGGCGAGCCGTTCGTCCTGAGCAACGGCGACGCCGTCTTCGAGCCCGGGCTGCTGGCCGACCTCGTGGCGGCCGACGCCGACAGCGCGGTGGCGTGCGACCCCGACACCTACTCCGAGGAGGCGATGAAGATCACCGTCGACGAGGACGGCCACGTGAGCCACATCGCCAAGGACGTGCCCCCCGACGTGGCGCACGGCATCTCCAACGACGTCTACCGGTTCTCCGAGGCGTTCTCGAGCAAGCTGTTCGCCGAGATCACCCGGACCATCGAGCGCGACGAGGAGTACGGCGAGTGGACCGAACTCGCCATCGACGAGGTCGTCCGGAACCGGACCCACGACGTCGAGCCGGTCGAGGTCGGCTCGTACGACTGGCTCGAGGTCGACGACCCCGACGACCTCGCGGAGGCGGACCTCCGGTTCGGCGCGCTCTCGAACCTCGCGACCAAGGAGGCGATCTTCTTCGACCTCGACGGGACCATCTACCTCGACGACGAGCTCGTCGAGGGCGCCGACCGGCTCGTCGAGGCGCTGCGGGCCGCGGACGTCGACGTCTACTTCCTGACCAACAACTCCTCGAAGTGGAAGGACGACTACGCCGAGCGGCTCTCGGACCTCGGCGTCTCGGCGCTGCCCGAGGACGTGCTGCTCTCGACCGACGGCGTGCTGGAGTACCTCCGGTCGGCCGACGCCGGCGAGACGTACGTTCTCGGCACGGAGACGATGCGCGAGGCGCTGGCCGACCGCGAGGTCCCGGTCGTCGATGACCCCGGCTCGGGCGCCGACGCGCCCGAGTACGTCGTCGTGGGATTCGACACGGAGCTCTCCTACGAGAAGGCCCGGAAGGCGACCCTCGCGGTCCGCGACGGCGCCACATTCCTGCTGGCCCATCCGGACACCGTCTGCCCGACGGCCGAGGGGTTCGTTCCCGACGCCGGCTCCATCGCCGCGATGATAGAGCGGGCGACCGACCGGTCGCCCGCCCGCGTCTTCGGCAAGCCCAACGCCGAGATGATCGACCACGTCCTCGACGAGGAGGGGTACGCCCCGACGGACGTCGCGGTCGTCGGCGACCGACTGGAGACCGACGTCGCGCTCGCCGAGAACGTCGGCTGCGAGTCGGTCTGCGTGCTGACCGGCGACGCGACCCGGACCGAGGTCGAACTCAGCGACGTCGAGCCGTCGCTGGTCGCCCCGTCGGCCGGCGCCCTCACGCGGTTCGTCGACGCGGCCACGTCGGCCGAAGACGGCGCGGCGGCGCGCCCGGTGCGGGGAGGCGACCCGAGGTGA
- a CDS encoding redox-regulated ATPase YchF: MSYKIGLVGKPSVGKSTFFNAATMNDVPEGAYPFTTIDPAVGEAYVRVDCAAPEFDEECTPNVGFCEDGTRFVPTKLVDVAGLIPGAHEGAGLGNQFLTDLNEADVLVHVVDFSGTTDVEGEPTEGHDPREDIDFLEDELDMWYLEVLEKGIRRYESGYDGNDDDIEVELAEQMSAFRTNKDEIKREILSLGLDLDPATWDDADREELAREIRKTTKPMVVAANKMDTPEAQANFEEIASDPAYDHLTVVPVSAHAEKALKKADEQGAVDYRPGDADFEIVSDVSGEQREGLDAIESFVAEFEGTGVQRALETALFDELGVVPVFPGGANGLGNENGEVLPDCFLLPEGATAEEFAHHIHSDLGEGFLHGIDCRSDRQVGADHRLDDRDVIDIVSTN, encoded by the coding sequence ATGAGCTACAAGATCGGTCTCGTGGGCAAGCCCTCGGTGGGCAAGTCCACGTTCTTCAACGCCGCGACGATGAACGACGTCCCGGAGGGCGCCTACCCGTTCACGACCATCGACCCCGCCGTCGGCGAGGCGTACGTCCGGGTCGACTGCGCCGCCCCGGAGTTCGACGAGGAGTGCACGCCCAACGTCGGCTTCTGCGAGGACGGCACCCGGTTCGTCCCGACCAAGCTCGTCGACGTGGCGGGACTGATCCCCGGCGCCCACGAGGGCGCGGGCCTGGGCAACCAGTTCCTCACCGACCTCAACGAGGCCGACGTGCTGGTCCACGTCGTCGACTTCTCGGGCACCACCGACGTCGAGGGCGAACCCACCGAAGGCCACGACCCCCGCGAGGACATCGACTTCCTCGAGGACGAGCTCGACATGTGGTACCTCGAAGTGCTGGAGAAGGGCATCCGGCGCTACGAGAGCGGCTACGACGGCAACGACGACGACATCGAGGTCGAACTGGCCGAGCAGATGAGCGCGTTCCGGACCAACAAGGACGAGATCAAGCGCGAGATCCTGTCGCTCGGCCTCGACCTCGACCCCGCGACCTGGGACGACGCGGACCGCGAGGAACTGGCCCGCGAGATCCGCAAGACGACCAAGCCGATGGTCGTCGCCGCGAACAAGATGGACACCCCCGAGGCGCAGGCGAACTTCGAGGAGATCGCGAGCGACCCCGCGTACGACCACCTGACGGTCGTCCCCGTCTCGGCCCACGCCGAGAAGGCGCTGAAGAAGGCCGACGAGCAGGGCGCGGTCGACTACCGACCCGGCGACGCCGACTTCGAGATCGTGAGTGACGTCTCGGGCGAGCAGCGCGAGGGCCTCGACGCCATCGAGTCGTTCGTCGCGGAGTTCGAGGGCACCGGCGTCCAGCGCGCGCTCGAGACCGCGCTGTTCGACGAACTCGGCGTCGTCCCCGTCTTCCCGGGCGGCGCGAACGGCCTCGGCAACGAGAACGGCGAGGTGCTGCCCGACTGCTTCCTGCTGCCCGAGGGCGCGACCGCCGAGGAGTTCGCCCACCACATCCACTCGGACCTCGGCGAGGGCTTCCTCCACGGCATCGACTGCCGGAGCGACCGGCAGGTGGGCGCCGACCACCGGCTCGACGACCGCGACGTCATCGACATCGTCTCGACGAACTGA
- a CDS encoding CDP-glycerol glycerophosphotransferase family protein has product MDLTGRVAEPTERASAAVRALAAAASEGSSLAGHGSFLAQWGLFRGVAAADSVRDRVSGIDPAAVPFDRDSSLWVFGARGGSAFADNAKYLFLHVAADHPEIRPVWLSKDPDVVRTLQAAGFEAYRSCSPRGLLLTLRAGAVFLTQGHRDLAMPATAGAFTVLLWHGVPLKRISWDAGFRDLPAAVRAGHADMAGEFDLLTVPGAGVADAFASGLRIDRHRMVLAGYPRNDALFGPIPGEGIGLDGGALARIRALATDQSLVFYLPTFREWTDESPADRLDFDALDAFLAERAATLVVKTHPRDTVALPDGLRQVVQLPEGADVYPFLRHADALVTDYSSIYFDYLLLDRPVVFHAYDLDEYRARRGFYFDYESVAPGPVARTFDGLLAGLDRALDPTDDPDADRRAAVRERLLGADPATVGGTKSPEGKATTDSGRSTGCAPPTSRSAAVARLVRRRLAVRNAESR; this is encoded by the coding sequence ATGGACCTGACCGGGCGCGTCGCCGAACCGACCGAGCGCGCTTCCGCGGCGGTCCGAGCGCTCGCGGCCGCCGCGAGCGAAGGGTCGTCGCTCGCGGGCCACGGGTCGTTTCTCGCTCAGTGGGGCTTGTTCCGCGGAGTCGCGGCCGCCGACTCCGTCCGCGACCGGGTGTCGGGCATCGACCCGGCAGCGGTGCCGTTCGACCGCGACAGTTCGCTGTGGGTCTTCGGCGCGCGCGGCGGGTCGGCGTTCGCGGACAACGCCAAGTACCTCTTCCTCCACGTGGCTGCCGACCATCCCGAAATCCGGCCGGTCTGGCTCTCGAAGGACCCAGACGTCGTGCGCACCCTCCAGGCGGCGGGCTTCGAGGCGTACCGCTCCTGCTCGCCCCGCGGCCTCCTGCTCACGCTCCGGGCGGGCGCCGTCTTCCTGACGCAGGGCCACCGCGACCTCGCGATGCCCGCCACCGCGGGCGCGTTCACCGTCCTGCTCTGGCACGGCGTCCCCCTCAAGCGCATCTCGTGGGACGCCGGCTTCCGGGACCTCCCGGCGGCGGTCCGGGCGGGCCACGCCGACATGGCGGGGGAGTTCGACCTCCTCACCGTTCCCGGCGCGGGCGTGGCCGACGCCTTCGCGTCGGGGCTTCGCATCGACCGTCACCGCATGGTGCTCGCGGGGTATCCGCGAAACGACGCGCTCTTCGGGCCGATTCCGGGCGAGGGGATCGGCCTCGACGGCGGCGCGCTGGCGCGCATCCGCGCCCTCGCAACGGACCAGTCGCTGGTCTTCTACCTCCCGACGTTCCGGGAGTGGACCGACGAGTCGCCCGCCGACCGCCTCGATTTCGATGCCCTCGACGCGTTCCTCGCCGAGCGCGCCGCGACGCTCGTCGTCAAGACCCATCCCCGCGACACCGTCGCCCTCCCGGACGGCCTCCGGCAGGTGGTCCAATTACCCGAAGGGGCCGACGTCTACCCGTTCCTCCGGCACGCCGACGCGCTGGTCACCGACTACTCGTCGATCTACTTCGACTACCTCCTGCTCGACCGGCCGGTCGTCTTCCACGCCTACGACCTCGACGAGTACCGCGCCCGCCGCGGGTTCTACTTCGACTACGAGTCGGTCGCCCCGGGCCCGGTCGCCCGGACGTTCGACGGCCTGCTGGCGGGCCTCGACCGGGCGCTCGACCCGACCGACGACCCCGACGCCGACCGTCGCGCGGCGGTTCGCGAGCGACTCCTCGGGGCCGACCCGGCGACCGTGGGAGGAACGAAATCTCCGGAGGGCAAGGCAACCACAGATTCCGGTCGTTCGACCGGCTGCGCGCCCCCGACCTCGCGGTCGGCGGCGGTGGCCCGACTCGTCCGGCGGCGCCTCGCGGTCCGGAACGCCGAAAGTCGGTGA
- a CDS encoding sugar phosphate isomerase/epimerase family protein, translating into MSDGTDDGVRRGYVTQTHTGAVPWEDALGQAADVGFDFAELYMDGATERTRLDPNAVASAAAEEGLDLLVHLPFVGIEIGSPRNPVREGALAEQRACIEVAADMGAEKAVLHAGTSAGPPEWDLEEIAPHLLDSIRILDRFAADRGIEICVENLPGVPFTIHHLDRVFEETEAAATLDTGHARVDGLDAEATADFLENRGDRVSHVHVNDAREAADEHVPTGSGTLDFETALAPLREGWTGTVSVEVYTFDFDYLALSAEKLDDYL; encoded by the coding sequence GTGAGCGACGGGACCGACGACGGCGTCCGCCGGGGGTACGTCACCCAGACTCACACCGGGGCGGTGCCGTGGGAGGACGCGCTCGGGCAGGCGGCCGACGTCGGGTTCGACTTCGCGGAGCTCTACATGGACGGTGCGACCGAGCGCACCCGCCTCGACCCGAACGCGGTCGCGTCGGCGGCGGCCGAGGAGGGACTGGACCTGCTGGTCCACCTCCCGTTCGTCGGCATCGAGATCGGGTCGCCCCGGAACCCGGTCCGGGAGGGCGCGCTGGCCGAGCAGCGCGCCTGCATCGAGGTCGCCGCCGACATGGGCGCCGAGAAGGCAGTGCTCCACGCCGGCACCAGCGCCGGCCCGCCCGAGTGGGACCTGGAGGAGATCGCGCCCCACCTGCTCGACTCGATCAGAATCCTCGACCGGTTCGCGGCCGACCGCGGGATCGAGATCTGCGTCGAGAACCTGCCGGGCGTCCCGTTCACGATCCACCACCTCGACCGCGTGTTCGAAGAGACCGAGGCCGCCGCGACCCTCGACACCGGCCACGCCCGCGTCGACGGGCTGGACGCCGAGGCCACCGCGGACTTCCTGGAAAATCGGGGCGACCGCGTCTCGCACGTCCACGTCAACGACGCCCGCGAGGCCGCCGACGAACACGTCCCCACGGGGTCGGGGACGCTGGACTTCGAGACCGCGCTGGCACCCCTCCGCGAGGGCTGGACCGGGACGGTCTCGGTCGAGGTGTACACCTTCGACTTCGATTATCTGGCACTCAGCGCCGAGAAATTGGACGACTACCTCTGA
- a CDS encoding SDR family NAD(P)-dependent oxidoreductase encodes MSVSFDFGDSVVLVTGASGALGSAVCETFADAGATVAAADVVAPDDEDAELDAGERIDFYEGDFTDEADVERVVSEIVDDHGGLDYLINVAGTWRGGTPVAETDADTFDFLFDVNLKTTFLAAKHALPHLRESSSEGGGGGDGAGDDGDGGAGDGDDARGAIVSVSARASLEGGEGDAPYRASKAGVRLLTESIAEEEKGAVRANAVMPSVIDTPANREMMPDADHDAWVDPADIAETMLALCSDATSVTSGAAVPVYGEA; translated from the coding sequence ATGAGCGTCAGCTTCGACTTCGGCGACAGCGTGGTACTGGTCACCGGCGCCAGCGGGGCGCTCGGCAGCGCGGTCTGCGAGACGTTCGCGGACGCGGGTGCGACCGTCGCGGCCGCGGACGTGGTGGCGCCCGACGACGAGGACGCCGAACTCGACGCCGGCGAGCGCATCGACTTCTACGAGGGCGACTTCACCGACGAGGCCGACGTCGAGCGCGTGGTTTCCGAGATCGTCGACGACCACGGCGGCCTCGACTACCTGATCAACGTCGCCGGGACGTGGCGCGGCGGCACTCCGGTCGCGGAGACGGACGCCGACACGTTCGACTTCCTGTTCGACGTCAACCTCAAGACGACGTTCCTCGCCGCCAAGCACGCGCTGCCCCACCTCCGGGAGAGCAGCAGTGAGGGCGGAGGGGGCGGCGACGGCGCGGGTGACGACGGCGACGGCGGGGCTGGCGACGGTGACGACGCTCGTGGCGCCATCGTCAGCGTCAGCGCCCGCGCCTCGCTGGAGGGCGGCGAGGGCGACGCCCCCTACCGGGCGTCGAAGGCCGGCGTCCGCCTGCTGACCGAGAGCATCGCCGAGGAGGAGAAGGGTGCGGTCCGGGCCAACGCGGTCATGCCCAGCGTCATCGACACGCCCGCGAACCGCGAGATGATGCCCGACGCCGACCACGACGCGTGGGTCGACCCCGCCGACATCGCCGAGACGATGCTCGCGCTCTGCTCGGACGCCACCTCGGTCACCAGCGGCGCGGCGGTCCCCGTCTACGGCGAGGCGTAG
- a CDS encoding integrin alpha, which yields MAVLVALASVLAGAGGAAAVAAEEIGTSATDATAAQNGADVTVPQNRAQAGGTLSGTIDLASADTEFVGESSEEKAGWSLASVGDVNGDGHADVLIGAPYNDEGGDDAGAAFLFYGPVDRGDVELSEADATFVGAAAGDRAGYSVAGGDLNGDGHADLVVGAPGNDRAATDAGAAYVIYGGDSVTGTHSLADADLALAGESEEDRAGLSVGVAANLTRGDGGTVLVGAPYEDAGGDDAGAVYAVLAADAPTGWESLDDANGKYLGVEAGDRAGWSVADAEDANGDGFHEIVAGAPSANASAPDAGAAYVVSDVLWAGDSDRDGAGTESLAEAEARLLGEAAGDRAGFSVATAGDVNDDGHADVLVGAPRNDEAAENAGAAYVVHGEEGLSGDVSLADADWTLRGEAEDDMAGWAVSSAGSGDVTCDGYADVLVGAPFHDPETGKNAGAAYLVYGGTGDRDASLADAEATLIGEEKGDRAGRAVSDLGDATGDGREDVMVGAPYNDDGGEDAGAAYLVRGKCPVDDAETTTTTTTEKDAEEPLRPGFDFDCERVAVWAHDYDAVKLTFADGSAQKFTGDYEGRHTFQGVDEHDDKVVKKVYVYRGDEKVHEVNPHYEDCIETTTTEETTTTTTKETETTTEETTTTTTKKTPTTTTEKTTTETPTTTTTEETTTTTTETTTTTSTTKDTTTTTTTTETTTEETTTEETTTTTTEDTTTTTETTTTTTTTPTETTTTKDTTTTTTTTTEETTTTTTTTTTTTTTTETTTTTEKTTTTTEETTTTTTTTETTTTTTTTTTTTTTTETTTTTTTTTTTTTTTQDDRGAISFIAFCVEGGEQQGNDPCPDGESLLVKFNWNGNAFVPEGGDSEGVTVTVTEFKDGDPSEPVEATWTSQQEISTVVVKSSTDECEYPGGNGGIVESCGPPPGQQSQGDPTGVAFVGVAGAAIALAHRRESRQRREEYEAHEQGGRTESSENREE from the coding sequence ATGGCGGTACTGGTCGCGCTAGCGAGCGTGCTCGCGGGCGCGGGCGGCGCGGCCGCAGTCGCCGCCGAGGAGATAGGGACATCGGCGACAGACGCAACAGCTGCGCAGAACGGGGCGGACGTCACAGTTCCGCAGAACCGGGCGCAGGCCGGCGGCACGCTCTCGGGGACCATCGACCTCGCGAGCGCCGACACCGAGTTCGTCGGCGAGAGTTCGGAGGAAAAGGCCGGGTGGTCGCTGGCCAGCGTCGGCGACGTGAACGGCGACGGCCACGCCGACGTCCTGATCGGCGCGCCGTACAACGACGAGGGCGGCGACGACGCCGGCGCGGCGTTCCTGTTCTACGGGCCGGTCGACCGCGGCGACGTCGAACTCTCGGAGGCCGACGCGACCTTCGTCGGCGCCGCAGCGGGCGACAGAGCCGGCTACTCGGTCGCCGGCGGCGACCTGAACGGCGACGGCCACGCCGACCTCGTCGTCGGCGCGCCCGGCAACGACCGCGCCGCGACGGACGCCGGAGCCGCATACGTGATCTACGGCGGCGATTCGGTGACGGGAACGCACTCGCTCGCCGACGCCGACCTGGCGCTCGCGGGCGAGTCCGAGGAGGACAGGGCCGGCCTGTCTGTCGGCGTCGCGGCGAACCTGACGCGCGGCGACGGCGGCACGGTGCTGGTCGGCGCGCCCTACGAGGACGCCGGCGGCGACGACGCCGGCGCGGTCTACGCGGTCCTGGCCGCGGACGCGCCGACCGGGTGGGAGTCCCTCGACGACGCGAACGGGAAGTACCTCGGCGTGGAGGCGGGCGACAGAGCCGGCTGGTCGGTCGCCGACGCCGAGGACGCGAACGGCGACGGCTTCCACGAGATAGTCGCGGGCGCGCCGAGCGCCAACGCCAGCGCGCCGGACGCCGGCGCGGCCTACGTCGTCTCCGACGTGCTCTGGGCGGGCGACTCGGACCGCGACGGGGCGGGCACCGAGAGCCTCGCGGAAGCCGAGGCCCGACTCCTCGGCGAGGCGGCCGGCGACAGGGCCGGGTTCTCGGTCGCCACCGCGGGCGACGTGAACGACGACGGCCACGCAGACGTGCTGGTCGGCGCGCCGCGGAACGACGAGGCGGCCGAGAACGCGGGCGCGGCCTACGTCGTCCACGGCGAAGAGGGGCTGAGCGGCGACGTGAGCCTCGCGGACGCCGATTGGACGCTCCGAGGCGAAGCGGAGGACGACATGGCCGGGTGGGCGGTGTCCTCCGCCGGGTCCGGCGACGTCACCTGCGACGGCTACGCCGACGTCCTCGTCGGCGCGCCGTTCCACGACCCCGAGACCGGGAAGAACGCCGGTGCCGCCTACCTCGTCTACGGCGGGACCGGGGACCGGGACGCCAGCCTCGCGGACGCCGAAGCGACGCTGATCGGGGAGGAGAAGGGCGACCGCGCCGGTCGCGCGGTGTCGGACCTCGGCGACGCGACCGGCGACGGCCGCGAGGACGTCATGGTCGGCGCGCCGTACAACGACGACGGCGGCGAGGACGCGGGCGCGGCCTACCTCGTCCGCGGGAAGTGCCCCGTCGACGACGCGGAGACCACGACGACCACGACCACCGAGAAGGACGCCGAGGAACCGCTCCGCCCCGGGTTCGACTTCGACTGCGAGCGGGTCGCGGTCTGGGCCCACGACTACGACGCGGTGAAACTGACGTTCGCCGACGGGAGCGCCCAGAAGTTCACCGGCGACTACGAGGGGCGCCACACCTTCCAGGGGGTCGACGAGCACGACGACAAGGTCGTGAAGAAGGTCTACGTCTACCGGGGCGACGAGAAGGTCCACGAGGTGAATCCGCACTACGAGGACTGCATCGAGACGACGACGACCGAGGAGACGACCACCACGACCACCAAGGAGACCGAGACGACCACCGAAGAGACGACCACGACTACGACGAAGAAGACGCCCACGACGACCACCGAGAAAACGACGACCGAGACCCCGACGACAACTACCACGGAGGAGACGACGACCACGACGACCGAAACTACGACCACTACCAGCACGACGAAGGACACGACTACGACGACCACCACGACCGAGACGACAACCGAAGAAACGACGACCGAGGAGACGACCACGACAACGACTGAAGACACGACGACTACGACCGAGACCACGACAACCACCACGACTACGCCAACTGAGACGACGACAACGAAGGACACCACAACGACGACCACTACTACCACAGAAGAGACCACCACTACGACGACGACCACCACAACCACCACAACGACGACGGAGACGACTACGACGACCGAGAAGACTACTACTACGACCGAGGAGACGACCACGACCACTACGACAACGGAGACAACAACCACGACAACGACAACTACCACGACCACTACCACAACAGAGACGACGACCACGACCACCACAACCACAACTACGACCACCACGACTCAGGACGATCGCGGCGCGATCAGCTTCATTGCGTTCTGCGTCGAGGGCGGGGAGCAACAGGGCAACGACCCCTGTCCGGACGGCGAGAGCCTGCTGGTCAAGTTCAATTGGAACGGCAACGCCTTCGTCCCCGAGGGCGGCGACTCCGAGGGCGTGACGGTGACCGTGACCGAGTTCAAGGACGGCGACCCGAGCGAGCCGGTCGAGGCGACCTGGACCTCCCAGCAGGAGATCTCCACGGTCGTCGTCAAGTCGAGCACTGACGAATGCGAGTACCCCGGCGGGAACGGCGGCATCGTCGAGTCCTGCGGCCCGCCGCCCGGCCAGCAGTCCCAGGGCGACCCGACCGGCGTCGCCTTCGTCGGCGTCGCGGGCGCGGCAATCGCGCTGGCGCACCGCCGCGAGAGCCGGCAGCGGCGCGAGGAGTACGAGGCCCACGAGCAGGGCGGGCGGACCGAGTCGAGCGAGAACCGCGAGGAGTAG